The sequence AGTGTTTTCACAGGTTATTTCCATGCAACGATTGCACATTTAATTGCAATATgttaataaacaaaacaaatcagaaaaacagaaaaaaagggctTAATTTTATAATATTAGAATTCTCTCTTGTGCTTAGGGGCCTGAAACTGaatgtttggggaaaaaaatgaatttacttCAATTTTGGTTAAATTGCACTCCTGTAAGCCAGCAGCAAccataaatgaaaacatttgtctttggCCAAACGATAAGCAATCCCAAAAGTGTTGCTTATTTTGTTTGCTACTCACCTCAGAGAAATGAGAGATTCAGTTATTATGTGGCCAGTGCTCTCGCTCTACTGAGGTACATCTTTTGAAGTCAGTAAACATGCCAAAATGGTTTGTAATGCCAAAACCAAATAAACGCTTTTTGTATCAAATTTTGAAGGATTCGTATTCTATtgtttgctgcatttttaaaaaatcttgaAATACTACAGGGCTCTTCTGGTCTCGATAGCAAGAGAATGGTGACTGTTAGCGGAAAATAAATTTTGAATTGACACTTTATCTCTGCAAAACTtgttactgtattttgtttaatcGCAGGCTTGTTTAGATGATTTACAAACTCCACTTTTGAGCTCAAAATGCCCAAAATTAGTAATTTCTCCCTTTGTAGAGCAGATTGGCCTGACAAAAGAACAGAGGAGCCGCTGTCTTCTCCTTCCACATCTGgcacttctctctctcaccatctGTTCCTCTGCTTGATCACAGTCCTTGTCAAGGGTCCACCTGATGCCCTTCGCCTCTTTCCAAAACGGAGGCAATCCGTCAACATATCTTGTACATCTTTTCTTCATCATATCCCACCTCCGTCTTCTGCTTAACACTTTTCTTCCATCTTAATCTCAGGTTGAAGGTAACTCTCCCAGGTCCTTAGGCACACACTGTGTCACATTCTTCCCGCCATCCCCCTGCTGCTCTGTTGACACCTGGATATGGATGTGTGTCCAGGAACTTATAAGTGTGGCCAAAAGTGTGCTGAAGGTTTTGTCCTGCAGACAGAAGTGCATCAGTCTGACTCATCATGTGACTGTCGTTTCCTGCATGATGAGGAAATTTCCCACCACTGACCATGCCTGACATCTCTAATTAACTTAGGCAAATAGAGCATTTCCATGGGGCTTCACTTAGTGAGAGTGTGATGCTCCAGTCTgtcagctgcagtttgtgatTTGGACTGATAAGAcagttgtatttttacataaaaatttTGGCTAGTGCTACTCTAAATCTCATTTACTAATAAACAGGAGCTGATGAAATAATCCTGGCACGCTGAGGTTGCTGGTAAAACAGGACTGGCTCCGGTaatgttgttttcctgcagggGATGAGCACATTGCACTTTATCTGTCAGGACTGACCAAATGCCAGACCTGGCAATTACAAGATGGATAGCATGAAAGGAGGAACAGCTTAAAAGAATCATTTTGAAGCATGAAGCATAATCACCCACACAGAATTCTGTTAATCACCATAATTTCAGATGTCGTTTTGAAATAATGATAACATGGAAGTTTGGACATAGCTCgatgtgtttttttaactttctgtttctgcacagATGACCGATGAGTCCAAACTGGTCATCACTCCGTGACAGGCTGTATTCAAGTTGCCATAAATCAGCCCTGTGCCCTGCACTGGTATAGTTTCATGGAAAACTTTTAGGCCTGGGAGCTGAAATATCACTGTCATCAATCATGTTGAGATTTGCAACTACATACAAACTATAGTAGGTAGAGGAATATGCCCCGCCCCCCAGTAGTCACTCACTGTTACATTTAATTCCCCCACTGGGTTACTGAAATTTCCACAATTTCTCTGCATCCCTCATAAGCAGTTTAAgttaacaaaagcaaaacctCTAAAACTGTTTGTGTCATTATACAGCATACCAAGCCTCTGAAAGTGTCCCTGTCTTTATATGCCAAAATGTGCTTTCAAAAAAGAAAGCTATCTCTGCACTTGACAGGTTTGTCATCCAAGAGGGTAGCTTACATCTTGTCAGTGCATCACACAATACATGTGACAGATCTGTCAGCCTTTCATGAGTATTCCTCGAGAGGAGGATTGCATGCAAGAATGCCATCAATGTTTGAAAACAGAAGGAGATGGCATTTTTATGTCGCCCCCTCAGAAACCATGAAAGGGACAAACATCAATAGtcacaaaatgctttttcaGGTTGTTTGATTGTAAAGTATTTGATAGATTTTCTGCTTAAtgcttgtttgatttgtttaaatacaatataatatatattccTGTGGGAAAACTGTTCACTTGTCAAAGGATACACAAACAAGTGAATTACTTTGGAAATGTTGCAATCCTATCATATGAACATAACCCAGTTACTGGATGAGTGAGTCTGACCTCTATAAAGTCATTATCTTAAAGTAATCCACAAGTTATTGGTACTAACCACTGTCACTACCGTTATTAGTGCTAGATTGTTGATTCTCTTTGAGCTTCCTACTACTATCACCACTAGGTGGTggtaaaacacagagagaattCTGGTAAAACCATCTTGGTTACCGCAAAGTGAGGCTTATCAGCCAATGAAATTTAAGTAGGAAGTTACAGAAGTCGCACGGAAATTGCGTTGATCCACTGCTGTACCAACGTGCTAAAGGTAAAGGTGAGTGAAGGCTAATGAAATAAACCAATGTCATTGTCAGATTATTACAACGTTAagcacaaaacagttttttataGCAAACTCAAGGGGTTCAGGTTTAGCTTTAAAGTGACTGTTTGGACTGCAACTTAAACGTTAACGTGCCTTAACAAGTTACTGTAAGATAGCCGGTTACAAGCAGTGTGACTTTTAGCCCGTTAGATAACTATAATTAGGTATTTCTGTTCATAGCAATAGACCTTTGGAAATATTAACTGTCATTTAaattttcacattgtgtttcaAGTTAGTTTGAGCCCTGTTCCTTGCCATTATCTGGTTAGGTTCACAGTTGGACGAAGCCATGCCGTACTTCATAACAAATGTTATCATCTAATATTCCTTGTTCCTATACAAAGTAAACCATAAGGCCTCGGATCTAAATAAATACTATTTCAAAATTGAAGAAAGAAGCTTTTGATTTCGGCAAGGATACAACAAACGATAAAACGCAAACTATCATTAAATTTTTATAAGTAAATGTGCAACGATATGTAGCTAAACGTTAGCGTTGCTAGTTTCATTGACGTTGGTGTAACGCGGCTAACATTACGTTGACATTGCGATAGGGTCTTGTTTCAGCTGTTTAGACagaaaaaactgtctggtggAGAAAATCTGAGGAGAGCATGAGAAGGACAGACATCCCTTAACACTTTGGATTTTACCATCAGATTCAGCTTTTAATCACAAGGGGGAGCCAGCTGAGACGAAGACCTGTCCTCATTTTACATAAGCATTGTTAACATGCACTTCCATGCATGAATAGCGCCGCACGTTTCCCTTCTATTATAATACTGTAAGCTGAAATGCGCTTACcaatttattattgttttcccATATGGAGCACCCAGGAGCCAAAGCAGCGTGCAGTCATGTGGCCCGTAGTTTGGACAGCCTTACGGACCTATGCCCCTTATGTCACCTTCCCTGTGGCCTTTGTGGTGGGAGCAGTGGGATACCACCTGGAGTGGTTTGTCAGGGGGACCCCTAAACCTCGAGAGGAGAAGGGCATCCTggagctgagggaggagaggaagctgCAGGAACAAGAGGGTATGGACAGCACCAAGGTGCTTAGCCTGAAAGAGAAACTGGAGTTCACACCAAGAGCAGCTCTGAACAGAAACCGACAAGAAAAGAGCTAACTCCTTGGTGTGAGAGACTCAAATTTACCCTTTTCTTTGGAGAAGGGTTGTGCACTGGGATCAAAGGGGATGAACAAGAGGGCAAAAACATCCATTCAGCCGTACGTCCACAGTCCTGGCCACCCAAAAGCCTCAGCTTGCCTGTGTGAATATCGGCTACCTTTTAGAAGCCGGAGGGTAATTGTAAAATCACCCTTGGTCTTTAATCAAGTCAACTATAGCTTATGTGTGTTACATGTGACTCTTTGACTCTCCCCTTGATGTGGCACGTGCCTGCTTGTGCTTTGGACAATAACTAGCAAGCAAGACACCTGAATTTACAACACCTGTTAAATATGAAGGCTTTAAACAGTTGACAGGATTTGATGGAAACTggtcattttctcttttatttaaagttaaTTGTGCGTATTATGGTACAAATGACATTTAATCTGTGATGTTAAATCAGACAAATGCCAATTCCGTCTTTTCTTTCATACAAATGGTTTTTGTGTTGCAAGCCTGTCATAAAGTGTTTCTCCTTTTAATCTTAATACATTTTAAGAAAGCACTTCTGATCTGATTTGATTGTCataagagaggaggaagaaagacaggCAGGTCTTTGTTTTAGTTCTTTTTATCTGGTGATTGTATGTGACAAAATAATCCAACAGTGTGGGAGGTCTCTCAGGAACTTTAAGCTGCTTAGTCCTATTTTCTGAAACATCTACACAATACTTAAATTTTGGAATGGCTGAGTTGTATGTACTATAAGTTTGtgtcactgaaaaatgtgttgaataAAGACTTTTTTGTGTATGCCACTGTGTATTGACGCTTCAGTTAATACTAATATCTGTTTTCATCAATTACCTTAGACAACATCATCGGTTCCTTCTACTGATTTCTTCTTACAAAGTCAGAAAAGTTTCGGTCTTTGTCACTTGCGTTTTGGCAGTGTTGTTTCACATTCGGTTCCTAACAATTCCTGATGTCACTTGATTATGAAACTGTACAGCTGCCAAGGACAGAAAGTAACATCAGAGTCAAAGGAAGGAAGTAATGACTCTGTTCAATCGGTTCAAGAAGGAAATTATTTTTGGGAGTATGGCAGACAAAGCTGTGACAAATGTGAAAACTGGCTACTCATTCATCGTTTGGAATTTGACCTGCGGACTATTCTGTGCTCTGCCAAAGgctaaaaatgattaaatagaAGAACAATCCATATGAAAAGTCtgtatttgtcagtttttcaaAGCTACCTTAAAATATATCTGCAGCAGTTGTTTGGGTGAACCATGAGTCTGTACAGGAAATCACTTTCAGATACAAATGATTCCTTTTCCTGTAGGTGTGACCGATTTAGAGGAGAAGTTATTGAGATACCATCACTATCTGTTGGAACAGTTATCACAATTTAGTTTTCACAAGTGTTACATAGCTTTATCtgacaaaattacaaaattaagaCAGTAAGACGTAAGTAAGAAGTTTTTCAATGGTAGATGAAATGTATATTATGATGGTGAATGAACAGTTGCATTGttaaatttattaattttacttGAACTAACTCAACTAACTGTACAACACTAACACCAGTAATAGTTAATGCACATAAAAAGAACCTGTTgccccagtgcatgctgggaggcTTCCCAGTACAGTAATCTCAGCAACACCCTCTTCTCATTTTACCTGTGTTTCAAAATAAGAGTGCACTATTCTAACCAATTTTGGACTGTATTTAAATAAGAGTATTAGCTGGATGAGGATAAACACGATAACAGTACAGTGGTCAGGATTAGTGAAGTCATATTTGTGGAACAGTATCAAGTAAATCTGCATTTGGGAGCCTGGATGGAAGCTGTTATTGGACAAGCATCATGTTGTGCAAGATGGCATTGCTGTTAATTTTGCTATACAATGTACCACTAAAGAGTTACACGTTCCACAACATGGGGAGTTGTGTGAAAACATTCCATTTGACACAGGCatcagcagaacaacatgaggcTAAAATTAGCTTTATCCATTTAGGGGCAGCTTGGCTTTCTATCTCAAATCTATCTGTAATGTCACAAATTTATACACTAGTTCAACAAAAGCAATAtgaataatgattaaaaatataatattgttATTTGGAATCCTGTAGTGCTGACAGATAATGTAGGAATGTCACTCACTTCAGTGATGTTGTTTTTACTCGTCGTGACATTTGGTCTCTCTGTGTAGGtaaaaagagggaaaaggtTTATTCCACAATCAAGGAAATCTTTATTGTACCCATTATTATAACAGGATATAGCCAGGGAACAAAGACTTTAATAAGAAGAAACTGATGGATGACAGAGTTTTTGCAGTTGTAAGCACTACAAAAGGGGAAAGATTATGAGGTCCAGATGTACACTGGCACCACAGTGGTGAATGCTGTGCTATCAGCAGTCATCAGCTTGCACTCCCCTCTTATGTTTGCTATCAATGAAATGACCCGCTGCACTCTGTCGACCTCAGTTGTGCATGCTCAGAGTGGCAATTACTTCAAGCTGGTGGAAGTTTCCATGTGAAACTAGTGAGTATGGAGAGGCTAAAttatacacagagagagagagagttaacaAGGAGTGTGCGTCCTCCCGGGAATAATCAGAAGACAGGTCGGCCGTCCTAACAATGGGCCAAATCCTCAGAACTGGACAGTACTGTGGGAACCAAGCACAGAGGCTCCTGGGAAAGGAGGGGGGTGTTTGAAGGTGCTCCATTGTTCTTGCTGGATGATGGGGATAATGGGTGTGAGTGATGCTggttgttccttttttttttttttttttttcaaaggagGTCCAATCCAACATCCTGAGTGGACAGGCTGGAGACGCTGTTCCCTCTGCCGCAGAAACAATAgagctgcctgcctgtttgaGAGGCATCACATCCTCCattgaagacagacacacacacattcgcatACACAGAATACAGGAATACAGGTCTTGCTGTATGTCAAACCtatacacagacaaaaagcaCAGAAGGATCTCACAGTTGTGTACAGGAAATCAAAGTATAAATGTTTGCAGGTATACTCTCACAGGAACACTCAAGCAGATAAAATTGTCCACTGAACTTCTCTGACAGCCAGGATGCATAATATGGTTAGACAAACTAATTTTCCAACATCAAATGTTAGATgtcatatatatttttgttttagtgacCAATGAGCTGTAACTATTGATTCAGTAATCCTCCCATCCCTTCAAATTGAGAAGTAAATTATCTATATAAAATTCTCACAACACAGTTTTTACTGACTGAACCCAATATATTGTTGTTGTCCTCATGGAGCAAATTAGTTCATCAAGTCCATCTTTTATCATTTCTGAAGGAGAATTAAGATGATTTTAAAGCTGCAtctgttaattattattattatttttattattatttgccaTTGTTTCTGGCTGCTTGggagcagcagaacaagctgaaaacactgacaattcatcacaagaaaaacatgttagCCGACATTTACCTAGTTACACATCCAACAGTAACATCAAGGAGCGTTAGCATTAATTTTGAGTCATGTTTCTCGCCACCTATCTATTATTTGCTCTCATTTTGCTGTATGTTCTCCTGCTCACTGCTAGCTTGTCTGTGGTTTTGTTCTTGGTGGGTAGAATAGCCCCACAGTCTAGCAGAGCATATTGACTGAGCTCCACTGGAAACAATATCGCCTGTCTATAGAGCTGAAGGGAACTGAGTTGGACAATAATTTTGCAACAGTGTTGATTTTGgccatatattttttaatatatatttatcattcttcatattcatattctaCCTGTTCCTTTTGACTAAATGGGCAGAGTGCTATCATTCCAGTTTGTAATAAGAAGAGTCAAATGATGAACCAAAGTTGCCTTTTTATGTGACCTTGCATACAGCCTAAAGCAGACAGCCCGGCTGCGTTGAACTAGCATCATAATAGGGATGTCATGATATACAGGTATTGATGATGgccactatatatatatatatatatatatattatggtGTTAATAATGCATATATTATAATATGGTGTAAATAATCCCATGCAGATGCTAGCCCTTGTGAATCTTTTGTTGATTAGTCCATGCGGTTGTTGTGTAGTTGTTCTTTCTGTTATCTTTGCAGACACACTCTCTGCCTCCCCACACTTGTATTTTTAGTGTAATTCATTTGCCAGATaggagacaaaacacaatgaagaaaGTTAGAGATTATTTTGACTGCTaaatttttttccccaattttCTATAGCCCCACTTTGTAGTATGTCACTCTCCACTCACTCATTTCATAGTCATCCTGACAGCTTAAACAGAtagttcagtttttttatgtgaataaaatacatttcattgcTGGATCACACAGCAGTCAACAGCAGTGCTTAACATAGATACCAGTACTCCTGCTACTTCTTCTAAACTGGCAGCCTGCCGACTGTCATCTACTGTAGATAATACATTGACTATGGATAAGAATCTCATCCAACCccactttaaaaaaattatcCCTTTAAGGGAGACcaacaaagaaacaagcatGAGCTTATGTAAACCCTAACTGTAcctcatacagacacacactcacacacacacactgagctgtaaGTGGTACCAGCCTTCTTAATTGACTCCAGCCGCACAGCCGGCACTTTGTCCATTTCCCTTATTTTTCAATGGTCTTTGATCGGGTGGCCATGACATTAggtcaacaaaaacacagtgcagcCTGGACAAACAATGCAACAATGCCCACTGCAGCTCCATTGTCAGGGTGAACAATCCCCAATGGCCAATCCCTGGGGAGAAACAATACTGGAAGAGGAAACAGATATAGacccacttcctgtccagagtTTAAATTTAGGACCTGTTCAATTCGCTTTGCCGGTGTTTTGTCAAGTAGCACAAATGCC comes from Scatophagus argus isolate fScaArg1 chromosome 17, fScaArg1.pri, whole genome shotgun sequence and encodes:
- the smim12 gene encoding small integral membrane protein 12 yields the protein MWPVVWTALRTYAPYVTFPVAFVVGAVGYHLEWFVRGTPKPREEKGILELREERKLQEQEGMDSTKVLSLKEKLEFTPRAALNRNRQEKS